Sequence from the Clostridium saccharobutylicum DSM 13864 genome:
CTTGGGTGAAGATGATTCAATAGAGAGAATATACATAAATTTTTGCAATCCTTGGCCTAAGGAGAAACATAAAAAGAGAAGACTAACTCATACAAGGCAGTTAGAACAATATAGACTTTTCTTAAAGAATGAAGGAGAGATTTACTTTAAAACAGATGATGATGAATTATTTGAAGAATCTCTTGAATATTTTAAGGAAGGTAAGTTTAGAATTAAATATATAACATATGATCTTCATAATAGCGATTTTGTAGGGAATGTAGAAACTGAACATGAAAAGATGTTTACAGAGCAGGGAATTAAAACTAAGTTTTTAATTGCGGTCAAAGAATAAAGTTTTCTTTATATAGATATAAAGAAAGTAATTATATTAAGTAGAAAAATATGATAATTATAATATATTATTAGAGAAGTAGGAAGGATGATAAACATGAATGGAATATGGATTGAGGTTACTGTAATAACTAAAAGTGAGGCTTTGGAACCTATATCAGGAATATTCTATGGATTAGGCTGCCCAAATGTAGCTATTGAAGATCCAGAAGATTTACTTTCAAGAGAACAAGGTCCATTAACTTGGGAT
This genomic interval carries:
- the trmB gene encoding tRNA (guanosine(46)-N7)-methyltransferase TrmB, producing MRMRKKPWARPELESCNFFVVNPKQYNGKWKEVFGNDNPIYLELGCGKGTFMAVHGSENPDINYIAVDIKDEVLGLAKRNIEKAYEEKHRTVDNVKLMAQEIRIINEILGEDDSIERIYINFCNPWPKEKHKKRRLTHTRQLEQYRLFLKNEGEIYFKTDDDELFEESLEYFKEGKFRIKYITYDLHNSDFVGNVETEHEKMFTEQGIKTKFLIAVKE